Sequence from the Thermodesulfatator atlanticus DSM 21156 genome:
AAAAAGATAAGGAAAACTGAATACCAAAATAAAAAAAGCCCCGAAAAAATCGGGGCTTTTAAATAAGATAATGGGGAAATGGTGTCTATTCTTTCTTTTCCTCTGAAGAGGGCTTTTCTTCTTGGGAGGCTTCAGCTTTTTCTTCGGTCTTTTCCTGGGTTGCTTCTTCGGCTACTTCCTGAGAAGCTTGAGGCTCCTCGGAGACTTCTTTTTCTTCAGGTTTTTCTTCTGCTTCAGGTTTTTCTTCGGTTTTTGCTTCCGGTTGTGTTTCTTCCTCGGATTTTTCAGCTGTTTGTTCTGCTGCCGAGATTTCTTCTTGTTCTTCGGCTTTCGGTGCTGCCTCTTCTTTGGCCGTTTCCTCGGTCTTCTCCGTAGCAACTGGTTTTTCTTCGGTCTTGATAACTTCTTTTTTGGATGGCTTATGTTCCAGCTTATCCGTTACCAACTCGATAATGACCATCATGGCGGCATCACCACGGCGCGGACCAATACGTACTATCCTGGTAAACCCACTTTGACGATAGGCATAACGGTCTTTTATCTCACCAAAAAGCTTACGGACAACGGCTTTATTTGGCAAAATAGAAAGCGCCTGGCGCCTTGCCGCCAGATCCCCTCGTTTGGCCAAGGTAATCATTTTGTCTGCCAGCCGGCGCAACTCCTTGGCCTTGGCCTCGGTAGTCTGGATTCTTTCGTTTATAAAAAGCGCTACCAAAAGATTACGCAAAAGGGCCTTGCGATGCTCCCATGAACCAACCAAGCGTCTGCTCTTCTTTCTGTGCCTCATGATATCCTCTCCCTACTTTGCTTCTTTAGCTTCCTCTGGGGGCTTCCAGTCTGGTATATGCATGCCAAAAGAAAGCCCCATGGACTCGAGAATCTTTTTGAGTTCGTTTAAGCTCTTACGCCCAAAGTTTTTCGTTTT
This genomic interval carries:
- the rplQ gene encoding 50S ribosomal protein L17 encodes the protein MRHRKKSRRLVGSWEHRKALLRNLLVALFINERIQTTEAKAKELRRLADKMITLAKRGDLAARRQALSILPNKAVVRKLFGEIKDRYAYRQSGFTRIVRIGPRRGDAAMMVIIELVTDKLEHKPSKKEVIKTEEKPVATEKTEETAKEEAAPKAEEQEEISAAEQTAEKSEEETQPEAKTEEKPEAEEKPEEKEVSEEPQASQEVAEEATQEKTEEKAEASQEEKPSSEEKKE